The Lycium ferocissimum isolate CSIRO_LF1 chromosome 1, AGI_CSIRO_Lferr_CH_V1, whole genome shotgun sequence genome includes a region encoding these proteins:
- the LOC132030912 gene encoding uncharacterized protein LOC132030912 — MVAGHQFVALSSWFEPIALSGTSQSRTVCGVRKKTHRAMSYTKITIKLLIYWLRSLGASALSWLFDLNLQNHRVGSNASLSGNSLLQYEFSSLYSQLCMSVVENPYLDVGTSKS; from the exons ATGGTGGCTGGGCATCAATTTGTAGCATTGTCAAGTTGGTTCGAACCCATCGCTCTATCTG GAACATCGCAATCACGAACGGTTTGCGGTGTCAGAAAGAAGACTCATAGAGCTATGTCATATACGAAAATCACAATCAAATTGCTTATATATTGGCTCAG gTCTTTGGGCGCATCTGCATTATCATGGTTGTTTGACCTCAATTTGCAGAATCATCGAGTTGGTTCGAACGCATCTCTTTCAGGTAATTCTCTTCTTCAATATGAATTTTCGTCACTTTATTCACAGCTTTGCATGTCTGTGGTAGAAAATCCATATCTCGATGTAGGAACGTCGAAATCATGA